One Mus musculus strain C57BL/6J chromosome Y, GRCm38.p6 C57BL/6J DNA segment encodes these proteins:
- the Gm20737 gene encoding Y-linked testis-specific protein 1-like → MSSLMKKRRRKSSSNTLRNIVGCRISHSWKEGNEPVTQWKAIVLDQLPTNPSLYLVKYDGIDSIYGLELYSDDRILNLKVLPPIVVFPQVRDAHLARALVGRAVQHKFEGKDGSEVNWRGVVLAQVPIMKDLFYITYKKDPALYAYQLLDDYKEGNLHMIPDTPPAEERSGDDSDVLIGNWVEYTRKDGSKKFGKVVYQVLANPSVYFIKFHGDIHIYVYTMVPKILEVEKS, encoded by the coding sequence atgtcatccctcatgaagaagaggaggaggaagtcttcttccaacaccctgaggaatattgtcggctgcagaatttctcacagttggaaggaaggtaatgagcctgtcacccaatggaaggccatagttctagatcaactgccaacaaacccttctctttacttggtgaagtatgatggaattgacagcatctacggactggagctctacagtgatgacaggattttaaaccttaaggttttgcctcccatagtagtatttcctcaggtgagggatgcccaccttgccagagccctggttggcagagcggtacaacacaaatttgaggggaaagatggctctgaggtcaactggaggggggtggtgctagcccaggtgccaatcatgaaggatttgttttacattacctacaagaaggatccagctctctatgcttatcagctcctggatgactacaaggaaggtaacctccacatgattccagacactcctccggctgaggagagatcaggagatgacagtgatgtgttgataggtaactgggtggagtacaccagaaaagatggttccaaaaagttcggaaaggttgtttaccaagttctagcaaatccttccgtgtactttatcaagtttcatggtgacatccatatctatgtctatactatggtgccaaagattcttgaagttgaaaaatcataa